In the Flavobacterium acetivorans genome, one interval contains:
- a CDS encoding hybrid sensor histidine kinase/response regulator — translation MDKKNYIPLKFLVGYLLLIALFVSVSWFLYSENKSFVSTQKENALESGTILKVSNLLTEIHKTENLARLAIQSNKSSDFKNYLHKSNSLNGTIASLKAHLSTNYQIALLDSVGVLLTKKVKNIEQLKIIKGKTEDEVAVKNAIVDLTKMEASLRKLELEDFVKYPAEMGSYQRNVLKKYIVYLNQNIPDDSSNTLSRKASDSILMASRKLLNTVKIKTAQKKQLISDEESKLIKNELSISEQLQKVLAVIESEIIKKSTQSYLDREKSLGKTNQIVTQAAIIGLLLALLFLIIILNDFSKSQSYKRQLEAAHVTTKKILNSREQLISTVSHDLKTPLSTIIGYTELLGNSALSSKQQQFVENVKSSSNYISQLVQDLLDFTQIEAGKISVESVSFSLAKIITEVAESLSSVYQNKAVGLVLNIAPEFQQHIVGDPFRLRQLLSNIIGNAFKFTEKGFVKIEARIDQHSNTILIIVADSGIGIAVENQELIFEAFTQASQQIEKRYGGTGLGLTISRKIARILGGDLSLSSSLAKGSIFTISLPLVFDDVVQGESDLLLASPSQYTIVVIDDDENLLKLTSEVLRQNHFVAVAFCLASEALEWMKENPFDCVVSDIQMPVMDGFAFIEKLQNQEGSNYKNQAVIAMTGRSEVDLATYKKMGFTAVIRKPFAPSRLIQTLKNSIDQEGEVPVIAAIAPKSIHESYSLANVKAFLHDEKESLQEIISSFMHSTKASLILLEEAILVKDMEQIKNIAHKINPMFKQLQADEISSILDELELRDHNQNEILVLFEEVKCKIKALFVLLQKEID, via the coding sequence ATGGATAAGAAAAATTATATTCCTTTAAAATTTCTGGTTGGATACTTGCTATTAATTGCGCTTTTTGTAAGCGTGAGTTGGTTTTTATATTCGGAGAATAAAAGCTTTGTCAGTACCCAAAAAGAAAATGCATTAGAAAGCGGTACGATTCTAAAAGTCAGTAATTTACTAACTGAAATTCACAAAACCGAAAATTTAGCCCGATTGGCTATACAATCCAATAAAAGTAGTGATTTTAAAAACTATTTGCACAAAAGTAATAGTTTGAACGGCACTATTGCGTCGTTAAAAGCGCATTTATCTACCAATTATCAGATTGCTTTACTTGATAGTGTTGGTGTTCTATTGACCAAAAAAGTAAAGAACATTGAGCAATTAAAGATCATTAAGGGCAAAACCGAAGACGAAGTTGCTGTAAAAAATGCGATTGTTGATTTGACTAAGATGGAGGCTTCATTGCGCAAGTTAGAATTGGAGGATTTTGTGAAATATCCAGCTGAGATGGGGTCTTATCAGCGAAATGTCCTTAAAAAATACATTGTGTATTTGAATCAAAACATTCCCGATGACAGTTCTAATACTTTGAGTCGAAAAGCGTCAGATTCTATTTTGATGGCTTCCAGAAAGTTACTTAATACCGTAAAAATAAAGACAGCCCAAAAAAAGCAATTGATCAGTGATGAGGAGAGTAAACTCATTAAAAATGAACTTTCAATATCTGAGCAATTGCAGAAAGTTTTGGCAGTGATCGAAAGTGAGATTATAAAAAAGTCAACCCAAAGCTATCTTGACCGAGAAAAATCTCTTGGAAAAACGAATCAAATTGTCACTCAGGCGGCAATCATCGGTCTCTTACTAGCATTGTTATTTTTGATTATTATTTTGAATGATTTTTCTAAAAGTCAGTCGTACAAAAGACAATTGGAAGCGGCTCATGTTACTACCAAAAAAATACTCAATAGTCGCGAGCAGCTCATTTCGACCGTTAGTCACGATTTGAAAACGCCATTGAGTACCATCATTGGTTATACCGAGTTGTTGGGCAACAGCGCTTTGAGTAGCAAGCAACAGCAGTTTGTAGAGAATGTAAAAAGTTCGTCTAATTATATTTCGCAATTGGTACAGGATTTATTGGATTTTACTCAAATTGAAGCCGGTAAAATTAGTGTTGAAAGCGTTTCCTTTTCATTGGCCAAAATCATTACAGAGGTGGCCGAAAGCCTTTCGTCTGTTTATCAAAACAAGGCTGTTGGGCTTGTTTTAAATATTGCCCCTGAATTTCAGCAGCATATTGTTGGCGATCCTTTTCGACTTCGACAGCTATTGAGCAATATTATTGGCAATGCTTTTAAATTTACCGAAAAAGGATTTGTAAAGATTGAAGCTAGGATCGATCAGCATTCAAATACAATCTTAATTATTGTTGCGGATTCCGGGATTGGCATTGCGGTTGAAAACCAAGAGTTAATTTTTGAAGCGTTTACCCAAGCTAGCCAACAGATTGAAAAGCGGTATGGAGGAACGGGACTAGGATTGACTATTTCGAGAAAAATAGCCCGTATTTTGGGAGGAGATTTAAGTTTGAGCAGCAGCTTAGCAAAGGGGAGTATTTTTACCATTAGCCTTCCGCTCGTTTTTGACGATGTGGTTCAAGGGGAATCGGATTTGTTATTAGCGTCTCCATCTCAATATACGATTGTGGTGATTGATGACGATGAAAATCTATTAAAATTGACCTCTGAAGTTCTGCGACAAAATCACTTTGTGGCGGTCGCTTTCTGTCTTGCCAGTGAGGCCTTAGAGTGGATGAAAGAAAACCCTTTTGATTGTGTTGTCAGCGATATTCAAATGCCGGTTATGGATGGTTTTGCTTTTATCGAAAAGTTGCAAAACCAAGAGGGGAGCAATTATAAAAACCAAGCTGTAATTGCCATGACGGGCAGAAGCGAAGTGGATTTAGCCACTTACAAGAAGATGGGATTTACAGCAGTTATTCGCAAACCCTTTGCGCCCAGCAGGCTGATTCAGACTTTAAAAAACAGTATTGATCAAGAAGGGGAGGTTCCTGTTATCGCTGCTATTGCACCGAAATCAATTCATGAAAGTTATAGTTTGGCTAACGTCAAGGCTTTTTTGCATGACGAAAAAGAATCGCTGCAAGAAATCATTAGCTCCTTTATGCATAGCACTAAGGCTAGTTTAATTCTTTTGGAAGAAGCCATTTTGGTTAAGGACATGGAGCAAATTAAAAATATAGCGCATAAAATAAATCCCATGTTTAAGCAGCTTCAGGCAGATGAGATCAGTAGTATTTTGGATGAATTGGAATTAAGAGACCACAACCAAAATGAAATTTTGGTTCTATTTGAAGAAGTGAAATGCAAGATCAAGGCTCTTTTTGTATTGCTGCAAAAAGAAATTGACTAA
- a CDS encoding DUF2200 domain-containing protein, whose translation MAHNQDERIAKMTFASVYPHYLAKVEKKGRTAEELYQVIEWLTTYDKKRVAQLIEEKVTFEVFFQQATLHPNADLIKGVICGYRVEEITNPLTQQVRYLDRLVDELAKGRKMDAILRVK comes from the coding sequence ATGGCACACAATCAGGATGAACGTATTGCAAAAATGACGTTCGCATCAGTATACCCACATTATCTTGCCAAGGTAGAAAAGAAAGGGAGAACAGCAGAAGAGCTCTATCAGGTCATTGAATGGTTGACCACTTATGATAAAAAAAGGGTGGCACAGCTCATTGAAGAAAAAGTTACCTTTGAAGTGTTTTTTCAGCAGGCTACACTACATCCTAATGCGGATCTGATTAAAGGAGTGATCTGTGGCTATCGCGTAGAAGAAATAACAAACCCATTAACACAGCAGGTCCGATATTTGGACCGACTGGTAGATGAGTTGGCGAAAGGGCGCAAGATGGATGCCATTTTGCGCGTTAAATAA
- a CDS encoding sigma-54-dependent transcriptional regulator — protein MKKILLIEDDVSFCKLLEKFLLKKGYEITTAFSANEARSKINSIRYDLVLTDLRLPDTDGIALMAEIKTVFPDTPVILMTGYSDVSTAVKAIKKGATDYISKPFNPEEVLLVIANALQESKEEIISQTTSKPQKPTHTQNSKELIKGISKASLKLAEYIELVGPTNMSVLIIGESGTGKEVIAKNIHQASSRKNDPFIAVDCGAIPKELAASEFFGHLKGSFTGAINDKIGFFEAANKGTLFLDEIGNLSYENQIQLLRALQERKIKPVGSNKEIAVDIRIIAATNEDLREAVKKGDFREDLYHRINEFSIHSPSLVERDIDLMVFADFFLEKANEELNKAVIGFSPEVNTIFQKYSWPGNLRELKNCIKRATLLTKGNCIEKTSLPLEFFLEQHTETPDLSLSKNEKDTILDALEQTGSNKSEAAKLLKITRKTLYNKIKRYGID, from the coding sequence ATGAAAAAGATTTTACTAATTGAGGATGATGTTTCTTTTTGCAAATTATTGGAAAAATTTCTGCTAAAAAAAGGCTACGAAATAACAACTGCTTTTTCAGCCAATGAAGCGAGAAGCAAAATAAATTCAATTCGATACGATCTTGTTCTTACCGATTTAAGACTGCCTGACACCGATGGCATCGCGCTAATGGCAGAAATAAAAACAGTTTTCCCTGATACTCCTGTGATTTTAATGACCGGATATTCTGATGTAAGCACTGCCGTAAAGGCCATCAAAAAAGGAGCTACAGATTACATTTCAAAACCTTTTAACCCCGAAGAAGTACTGCTGGTAATTGCCAACGCCTTGCAGGAATCCAAAGAAGAAATCATCTCACAAACAACCTCAAAGCCCCAAAAACCAACCCATACTCAAAACTCAAAAGAATTGATTAAAGGCATTTCCAAAGCCTCATTAAAACTAGCCGAATACATCGAATTAGTTGGCCCAACCAATATGTCGGTTTTGATTATTGGGGAAAGCGGTACAGGAAAAGAGGTAATTGCCAAAAATATTCATCAGGCAAGCTCCCGAAAAAATGACCCTTTTATCGCCGTTGATTGTGGAGCAATCCCAAAAGAGCTGGCTGCAAGTGAATTTTTCGGTCACCTAAAAGGATCCTTTACAGGAGCCATCAATGACAAAATTGGTTTTTTTGAAGCCGCAAATAAAGGCACCCTTTTTTTAGACGAAATTGGAAACCTATCCTATGAAAACCAAATTCAATTGTTACGCGCCTTACAAGAAAGAAAAATAAAACCCGTAGGCTCCAATAAGGAAATTGCAGTCGATATTCGAATTATTGCAGCAACCAACGAGGACTTACGTGAAGCAGTAAAAAAAGGAGACTTTAGAGAAGATTTGTACCATCGCATTAATGAATTTTCGATTCATTCGCCTTCCTTGGTAGAAAGAGACATCGATTTGATGGTGTTTGCCGACTTTTTTCTCGAAAAAGCCAATGAAGAACTCAATAAAGCAGTGATTGGATTTTCTCCTGAAGTAAACACTATTTTTCAAAAATACAGCTGGCCAGGAAACCTGAGGGAATTGAAAAACTGCATCAAGCGAGCAACTCTTTTGACCAAAGGGAATTGCATCGAAAAAACGAGTTTACCCCTTGAGTTTTTTTTAGAACAACATACCGAAACTCCTGATTTGTCTTTATCCAAAAATGAAAAAGATACAATTCTAGACGCCCTAGAACAAACAGGAAGCAATAAATCTGAAGCGGCTAAACTTCTCAAAATCACTCGTAAAACCCTGTACAACAAAATAAAACGCTACGGTATCGATTAG
- a CDS encoding outer membrane beta-barrel protein, whose protein sequence is MKKTASVLGLLFTSTMTFAQEASQSSTTFGGSADLYYKYDFSSLSPNGKTSFTYAHNSFELGMASIEASHTRAKGAVFVDLGFGNRDKEFTYNDNNSSFMIKQLYLTYQLSERFKLVAGSFTTHIGYELLDAVDNKNYSMSYAFTNGPFFNTGLKVQYTLGKWSLMAGLTNPTDFKTALEAGSNQKTVIGQLAYTTNSESLYFNLTTGSANPASSVNKTQFDIVASKNINEKMCLGFNGTYSLIKEDTTSHDENWFALVGYATYAVKNHISLAYRLEYFDAKKAAITLPVLGESKLVGNTLSLNYKTGNLTIIPEIRIDLSSEAVFLNTDTNPSKSNAYLLMAMTYSF, encoded by the coding sequence ATGAAAAAAACAGCAAGCGTTTTAGGACTCCTATTTACAAGCACGATGACATTCGCACAAGAGGCTTCACAATCATCAACCACTTTCGGCGGATCGGCTGACCTCTACTACAAGTATGATTTTTCAAGTCTGTCTCCCAATGGAAAAACCAGCTTCACCTATGCTCACAATTCTTTCGAACTAGGAATGGCATCTATTGAGGCATCTCATACTAGAGCCAAGGGCGCCGTTTTTGTAGATTTGGGATTCGGAAACAGGGACAAAGAATTCACTTACAACGACAACAACAGTTCTTTCATGATCAAGCAACTCTATTTAACCTACCAACTCTCAGAGCGTTTTAAGCTCGTTGCCGGTAGCTTTACCACCCATATCGGATATGAACTATTGGATGCGGTCGATAACAAAAATTACAGCATGTCCTATGCTTTCACAAACGGCCCTTTTTTTAATACGGGTCTAAAAGTTCAATATACCTTAGGGAAATGGAGCCTTATGGCAGGCCTGACTAATCCTACCGACTTTAAAACTGCCCTGGAAGCAGGCTCAAACCAAAAAACAGTTATCGGACAATTGGCTTATACCACAAACTCCGAAAGCCTGTATTTTAATCTAACTACAGGAAGCGCCAATCCGGCCAGCAGCGTAAATAAAACACAATTTGATATTGTTGCCTCTAAAAACATCAATGAAAAAATGTGTCTCGGATTCAACGGAACCTATTCGTTAATAAAAGAAGACACCACCAGCCATGATGAAAATTGGTTTGCCTTGGTTGGATATGCCACTTATGCCGTCAAAAATCACATTAGCTTGGCCTATAGATTGGAATATTTTGACGCCAAAAAAGCGGCTATAACACTTCCTGTCTTAGGGGAATCTAAGCTTGTAGGCAATACGCTGTCACTAAATTACAAAACAGGGAATTTGACTATTATTCCCGAAATCAGAATCGATCTTTCATCAGAAGCCGTTTTTTTGAATACTGATACAAATCCATCCAAATCCAATGCTTATCTTTTAATGGCAATGACCTATAGTTTCTAA
- a CDS encoding ionic transporter y4hA translates to MSAVHHSEIIAERVGEPYGTIILAISITVIEVSIIISLMMSEGSAAASLARDTVYAATMLILNGIIGFCLLIGGLKHYEQNFSASSVTIGLVSLVSIIVFTLVFPTFTESVKGSYYSVPQLVFASGACLVIYSSFLFAQTRRYRQYFLTIGADEDEEVAEPILINNKVFFTSLIFLVVSLGVVVLLAKTLSPTIESIIVSYSLPKTLVGVVIAAIILLPEAIAAIIAARKNRLQTSINLALGSALASIGLTIPSVAAVCIMMDMPIILGLDIKSIVLLALSVFTVMLSLSKGKSNIVYGVVLLVNLFAFIFLMIYP, encoded by the coding sequence ATGTCGGCTGTGCATCATTCGGAAATCATAGCAGAGAGAGTTGGAGAACCCTATGGAACCATTATTTTAGCCATATCAATAACAGTCATTGAAGTTTCAATTATTATATCGCTCATGATGTCTGAGGGCTCAGCAGCAGCTTCGCTGGCCAGGGATACGGTCTATGCTGCCACAATGCTTATTCTTAACGGTATTATTGGATTCTGCCTTCTGATAGGGGGTTTGAAACATTATGAGCAAAATTTTTCGGCCTCTTCAGTCACCATTGGATTGGTTTCACTGGTTTCGATTATCGTATTTACATTGGTGTTTCCTACCTTCACAGAAAGTGTTAAGGGATCTTATTATTCGGTACCCCAACTGGTTTTTGCTTCCGGCGCCTGTCTTGTTATTTATAGCTCTTTTCTGTTTGCGCAAACCAGAAGATACAGGCAATATTTCCTCACTATTGGAGCTGATGAAGATGAGGAAGTGGCTGAGCCTATACTAATCAATAACAAGGTCTTCTTTACGAGTTTGATTTTTCTTGTTGTAAGCTTGGGTGTTGTAGTGTTGTTGGCAAAAACGCTTTCTCCTACAATTGAAAGTATTATTGTTAGTTATAGTTTGCCAAAAACTTTGGTGGGGGTTGTGATTGCGGCTATTATTTTATTGCCTGAAGCTATTGCGGCTATTATAGCCGCTAGAAAAAACAGATTGCAAACCAGTATTAATTTGGCCTTGGGGTCGGCTTTGGCAAGTATTGGATTGACGATTCCGAGTGTGGCAGCAGTTTGTATCATGATGGACATGCCGATTATTCTGGGACTTGATATTAAGTCGATTGTTCTGTTAGCCTTGTCCGTCTTTACTGTGATGTTGTCGTTAAGTAAAGGCAAGTCTAATATTGTTTATGGGGTAGTGCTTCTGGTCAATTTATTTGCTTTCATATTCCTTATGATCTACCCCTAA
- a CDS encoding tyrosine-protein phosphatase, protein MFTLFKSKHALKDLIPDNHIDIHSHLLPGIDDGAKTFEDSLQLTKTLQSFGISQFITTPHIIQQLWENTHEQILSNKETTLRKLQKNNISAPFKAAAEYMMDDQFVRLFKSGELLTLKDNYVLVEMSYINPPIQLYSILFDLRIAGYIPVLAHPERYLFYHNNFNEYHKLKKAGCLFQLNLLAIVGYYGANITKIAEQLLQKGMYDFVGTDVHNDKHLAAFHQKIKLKDPTPLKEAIANNQFFKFD, encoded by the coding sequence ATGTTTACACTTTTCAAATCCAAACACGCACTTAAGGATCTAATTCCTGACAATCACATTGACATCCACTCCCATCTACTGCCCGGTATAGATGACGGAGCCAAAACCTTTGAAGACAGCCTACAACTGACTAAGACACTGCAAAGCTTTGGCATTTCACAATTCATAACGACTCCCCACATCATCCAACAGCTATGGGAAAACACCCATGAACAAATTTTATCCAATAAAGAAACAACCCTTAGGAAACTTCAAAAAAACAATATCAGCGCTCCTTTTAAAGCAGCAGCCGAGTACATGATGGACGATCAGTTTGTCCGCCTTTTCAAATCAGGCGAATTACTAACATTAAAGGACAACTACGTCTTGGTTGAGATGTCCTACATCAACCCACCAATACAATTGTACTCCATTTTGTTCGATTTACGCATAGCAGGCTATATTCCGGTTTTAGCCCATCCGGAACGCTATCTGTTCTATCATAATAATTTTAATGAATACCACAAACTAAAAAAAGCAGGCTGCCTCTTTCAATTGAATTTGCTAGCCATAGTAGGTTATTATGGAGCCAATATCACTAAGATAGCCGAACAATTATTACAAAAAGGAATGTATGATTTTGTCGGTACTGATGTGCATAATGATAAACATCTAGCCGCCTTCCACCAAAAAATAAAACTTAAAGACCCAACACCCCTAAAAGAAGCCATAGCCAACAATCAATTTTTCAAATTTGACTAA
- a CDS encoding IS110 family transposase: MKVLKQVLGIDVAQKELVVTLGRMVEDLSIELYAFKVFRNNEKGFLGLLEWVKKLTNDKIKVRFVMEATGVYHQKFAYFLDEKECEVCVVLPNKISNYMRTLENKTVTDKTCSEAIAQFGLERKLDLWHRPKSIYRNMQQLTRERDQIVFERAMVKNHLHAEQSEAEPNESSILRISTRIKFLSGQEKEIKKEIENWVNKDAVLKNEIENICTIPGIGELTAVIILAETNGFELIRSKRQLTSYAGLDVKEKQSGTSVKGKPRISKSGNRHLRKAMHLPALTVVRWDDNFRDLYARIVSKHGVKMKALIAVQRKLLEMVYTIFKNKCSYDKEYETKRMGQKNSVHAQTA, from the coding sequence ATGAAAGTATTAAAACAAGTATTGGGAATTGATGTAGCTCAGAAAGAATTGGTAGTTACTCTAGGTAGAATGGTCGAAGATTTATCAATTGAATTGTATGCCTTTAAAGTTTTTAGAAATAATGAGAAAGGCTTTTTAGGACTTTTAGAATGGGTAAAAAAGTTAACAAATGACAAAATAAAGGTTCGATTTGTCATGGAAGCCACAGGTGTTTACCATCAAAAATTCGCTTATTTTTTAGATGAAAAAGAGTGTGAAGTTTGCGTTGTTTTACCCAATAAAATCAGCAACTATATGCGGACTTTAGAGAATAAAACCGTTACAGACAAAACCTGCTCTGAAGCCATTGCACAATTTGGGTTAGAAAGAAAATTAGATTTATGGCATCGTCCAAAGAGTATTTATAGGAATATGCAACAGCTTACTCGTGAACGCGATCAGATAGTGTTTGAGAGAGCAATGGTAAAAAACCATCTTCATGCAGAACAATCAGAAGCTGAGCCTAATGAGAGTAGTATATTGCGGATTAGTACCCGAATTAAGTTTTTGAGTGGACAGGAGAAAGAGATAAAAAAAGAGATTGAAAATTGGGTAAATAAGGACGCTGTCTTAAAAAATGAAATTGAGAATATTTGCACAATACCTGGAATTGGAGAGTTGACTGCTGTGATTATTTTGGCGGAGACTAATGGTTTTGAACTAATACGAAGCAAGAGACAATTGACAAGTTATGCAGGACTTGATGTTAAAGAAAAACAATCTGGAACATCAGTAAAAGGAAAGCCTAGAATATCAAAAAGCGGAAATAGACACCTGCGGAAAGCGATGCATTTACCAGCGTTAACTGTTGTAAGGTGGGATGATAATTTTAGAGATTTATATGCAAGGATAGTCTCCAAACATGGAGTCAAAATGAAGGCTTTGATAGCAGTTCAAAGAAAGCTTTTGGAAATGGTTTATACTATATTCAAGAATAAGTGTTCTTATGACAAAGAATATGAAACCAAGAGGATGGGACAAAAAAATAGCGTGCATGCACAAACGGCATAA
- a CDS encoding AAA family ATPase — MNIFDLIINDKEVVSLDTVFLNELNQQKILQLVKEHKYVDELAKYGLTTNNKIMLYGSSGCGKTTTAKALANTLKKPILILNLSNVVCARIGETAQNIKQVFDKAARENAVLFLDEFDQIAKERVGDDKDVGEMRRLVNTIIQLIDYYPKNALLLCATNHPEIIDSALLRRFQLQIHFEMPTSDILDVYYDTLLRSFPENLQNIERKYAISFAEAKDYAFTMVKSALIEVLEKQEKTNEERIGSLA, encoded by the coding sequence ATGAATATATTTGATCTAATTATCAACGACAAGGAGGTGGTTTCTCTCGATACTGTTTTTCTTAATGAACTGAATCAGCAAAAGATACTACAGCTGGTAAAAGAGCATAAGTATGTAGATGAACTCGCTAAATACGGATTGACAACTAACAATAAAATAATGTTGTACGGGAGTTCTGGTTGCGGAAAAACAACTACGGCCAAAGCGCTTGCAAACACACTGAAGAAACCTATCTTGATTCTTAATTTGAGTAATGTAGTTTGTGCCCGAATTGGTGAAACAGCTCAAAATATAAAGCAGGTTTTTGACAAGGCGGCCAGAGAAAATGCGGTTCTTTTTCTCGATGAATTTGATCAGATTGCTAAAGAGCGCGTGGGTGATGATAAGGATGTAGGAGAAATGAGAAGGTTGGTTAATACGATTATCCAACTCATTGATTATTATCCTAAAAATGCTTTGTTGCTCTGTGCGACGAATCATCCTGAAATTATTGACAGCGCACTTTTGAGACGTTTTCAGCTGCAGATTCATTTTGAAATGCCGACTTCGGATATTTTGGATGTTTATTATGATACATTATTGCGTTCCTTTCCTGAAAATCTTCAAAATATCGAGCGAAAATATGCTATTTCTTTTGCCGAAGCCAAAGACTATGCTTTCACCATGGTCAAATCGGCCTTGATTGAGGTGCTGGAAAAGCAAGAAAAAACGAATGAAGAAAGAATTGGCAGTCTGGCCTAA